One window of Candidatus Mycobacterium wuenschmannii genomic DNA carries:
- a CDS encoding LapA family protein produces MPRSALVLVALTIVSAVVCVTGFAVRQVGVGVSAASVTLLVTGLVLSGLTSESRRIRDAERGGGGRRVAS; encoded by the coding sequence ATGCCCCGCTCCGCTCTCGTCCTCGTCGCGCTAACAATCGTCTCGGCCGTCGTCTGTGTGACGGGCTTCGCGGTCCGGCAGGTCGGCGTCGGGGTGAGTGCGGCGAGCGTCACCTTGCTGGTGACGGGTCTGGTCTTATCAGGTCTGACGTCGGAGTCGCGACGGATTCGGGACGCCGAGCGCGGCGGCGGAGGTCGCCGCGTCGCATCGTGA
- a CDS encoding NAD(P)/FAD-dependent oxidoreductase gives MTSVVVVGSGFTGFECARRLARKLRRSDVDVTIISPVDYMLYTPLLPDVAGGVVDARFVAIPLAGTLKGVRAIRGRVDSVDLDQHRLQFTDLEQRTRDLSWDRLVLTPGSVTRLFDIPGLSQYARGLKSTAEALYLRDHVLQQLELACLEEDPALAQARRTIVVVGASYSGTELVLQLRALADAAAKQMNFDPNSVKFQLLDLAEQVMPEVGEKLGARAQRVLQRRAVDVRLGLTLNEVHPNHVVLSDDSRVDTHTVAWVTGVTAAPLIGTLGLPTEKGRLKVQTDLSVPGHPDVFAAGDAAAVPDVTQPGKITPPTAQHATRQGKTLGNNVAASLGRGKTREYKHHDMGLVVDLGPHHAVANPLKIPLSGFPAKVVARAYHLYAIPRGVNRWAVTLAYLTDAMFARSVVSLGLSTQSDAEFSTSEGIPLPEAG, from the coding sequence ATGACGTCGGTTGTGGTCGTAGGCAGTGGGTTCACTGGATTTGAATGTGCGCGGCGCCTGGCGCGCAAGCTGCGCCGGAGCGACGTAGACGTGACCATCATCTCGCCGGTGGACTACATGCTCTACACGCCACTGCTGCCGGATGTTGCCGGCGGAGTGGTGGACGCCCGGTTCGTCGCCATCCCACTGGCGGGAACGCTTAAGGGAGTTCGCGCGATTCGCGGCCGCGTCGACAGCGTCGACCTCGACCAGCACCGCCTGCAGTTCACCGATCTCGAACAGCGCACTCGCGACCTGTCCTGGGACCGTCTGGTGCTGACTCCGGGTTCGGTGACGCGGCTGTTCGACATCCCGGGATTGTCCCAGTACGCAAGAGGATTGAAGTCAACCGCGGAGGCGCTGTATCTCCGCGATCACGTGCTCCAGCAGTTGGAGCTCGCGTGCCTGGAAGAGGACCCGGCCCTGGCGCAGGCTCGACGCACCATCGTCGTTGTCGGCGCCTCGTATTCGGGTACCGAGCTCGTCCTGCAGCTTCGCGCGCTGGCCGACGCGGCCGCCAAGCAGATGAATTTCGATCCCAACTCGGTGAAGTTCCAGCTTCTCGACCTCGCGGAGCAGGTGATGCCCGAAGTGGGCGAGAAGCTGGGGGCGCGCGCGCAGCGCGTGTTACAGCGGCGCGCCGTCGACGTCCGGCTGGGGCTGACGTTGAACGAGGTCCACCCCAATCACGTTGTGCTCAGCGATGATTCGCGCGTCGATACGCACACCGTTGCCTGGGTGACCGGGGTGACGGCTGCACCGCTGATCGGCACGCTCGGACTGCCCACCGAGAAGGGCCGGTTGAAGGTGCAGACCGATCTCAGCGTTCCCGGCCATCCCGACGTCTTCGCCGCCGGTGACGCCGCCGCGGTGCCAGACGTGACGCAGCCGGGCAAGATCACCCCGCCCACCGCGCAGCACGCGACCCGGCAGGGCAAGACGCTCGGCAACAATGTCGCAGCCAGCCTGGGGCGCGGCAAGACTCGTGAATACAAGCATCACGACATGGGTCTGGTCGTCGACCTCGGGCCGCATCATGCTGTCGCGAACCCGCTGAAGATCCCGCTGTCTGGCTTCCCGGCCAAGGTGGTCGCCCGCGCTTACCACCTCTATGCGATTCCGCGCGGAGTCAACCGTTGGGCGGTCACGCTGGCCTACCTGACCGACGCCATGTTCGCGCGGTCGGTGGTGTCGCTGGGGCTCTCGACCCAGAGCGACGCCGAATTCTCCACCAGCGAGGGCATTCCGCTGCCAGAAGCCGGCTGA
- a CDS encoding DNA topoisomerase IB → MRLRKSVVDGPGLRRTRRGRGFSYAGDDRIRITEADELARIEALVIPPAWKKVWISPHPNGHIQAVGTDAAGRRQYIYHERWQEERSEEKYERTVSLAKHLPGWRLNLLADLRTRGLARGRVLALAQHMIDQGYFRAGGEEYVEENGSYGLSTLLREHVRLHRDSVEFDYPAKSGVRRSISLEDPLVLRAVRSLLRAETTTPRLLAYRTSEGWTEVHADDINLRFRELVGDDYSVKDLRTWHGTVLAAEAFAVAGEPTSKTARRREEAAVMRAVAEQLGNTPAVARRSYVDPRVVTAYEQGLTIAPALRRVKRQRSPEAKRESIERATVRMIKKVGRK, encoded by the coding sequence ATGCGGCTGCGTAAGAGCGTCGTCGACGGACCGGGTCTGCGCCGCACGCGCCGTGGACGCGGATTCTCCTACGCAGGGGACGACCGGATCCGCATCACCGAAGCAGACGAACTCGCGCGGATCGAGGCGTTGGTGATCCCGCCCGCCTGGAAGAAGGTATGGATCTCGCCGCATCCGAACGGCCATATTCAGGCGGTCGGCACCGACGCCGCCGGACGTCGACAGTACATCTATCACGAGCGTTGGCAGGAGGAGCGTTCCGAGGAGAAGTACGAGCGCACAGTGAGTCTCGCCAAGCATCTCCCCGGCTGGCGGCTCAATCTACTTGCCGACTTGCGGACCCGCGGCCTTGCGCGCGGTCGGGTGCTAGCGCTGGCCCAACACATGATCGACCAGGGATATTTTCGGGCCGGCGGTGAAGAGTATGTGGAAGAGAACGGCAGCTATGGACTTTCGACGCTGCTGCGCGAGCATGTGCGCCTGCACCGAGACAGCGTCGAGTTCGACTACCCGGCGAAAAGTGGTGTGCGGCGTTCGATTTCACTGGAAGATCCGTTGGTCCTTCGCGCGGTCCGATCGCTGTTGCGCGCCGAGACTACGACGCCGCGCTTACTCGCGTATCGCACGTCGGAGGGTTGGACGGAGGTGCACGCCGACGACATCAATCTGAGGTTCCGGGAATTGGTAGGCGATGACTACAGCGTCAAAGATCTGCGTACATGGCACGGCACCGTCCTGGCCGCCGAAGCTTTCGCTGTCGCCGGAGAGCCGACGTCCAAGACTGCGCGTCGTCGTGAGGAAGCGGCGGTGATGCGGGCGGTGGCGGAGCAGCTGGGAAACACCCCCGCGGTGGCCCGGCGGTCATACGTGGACCCCCGCGTTGTCACAGCCTATGAGCAGGGCCTGACCATTGCCCCGGCACTGCGGAGAGTCAAGCGTCAACGTAGCCCGGAGGCCAAGCGCGAATCGATCGAGCGCGCTACGGTGCGCATGATCAAAAAGGTGGGTCGTAAGTAG
- a CDS encoding type II toxin-antitoxin system Rv0910 family toxin, translating to MAQVNVSTTSDLSPQSAWKLASDLSRFGDWMTIFGGWRGDVPATITKGTRVSSLIKVKGFRNVIHWEVTRYDEPHEIELSGHGRGGVEITVAMGVTDNSPGSTFDLSADLSGGLLNGPLGKLVARIIKSDVRKSVCNLAVLE from the coding sequence GTGGCACAAGTCAACGTCTCGACAACATCGGACCTGTCACCGCAGTCTGCCTGGAAATTGGCATCGGACCTGAGCCGGTTCGGCGACTGGATGACGATCTTCGGCGGCTGGCGCGGCGACGTCCCCGCCACAATCACGAAGGGCACACGCGTCTCGTCGTTGATCAAGGTCAAGGGATTCCGCAACGTAATCCACTGGGAAGTCACCAGATACGACGAGCCCCACGAGATCGAGTTGAGTGGTCATGGTCGAGGCGGGGTCGAGATCACCGTCGCGATGGGGGTCACGGACAACTCACCGGGGTCGACGTTCGACCTGAGCGCCGACCTGTCCGGCGGGCTGCTGAACGGTCCGCTCGGAAAATTGGTGGCCCGGATCATCAAGTCCGATGTGCGCAAGTCGGTGTGCAATCTCGCCGTGCTGGAGTGA